TTTTGGCGTCGGACACGGAAAAAAGCGCGCTCATCCTAAGGCAAAAGGCGACAGCGGGTATTCATGCGGGCATGGCGCTGCTGGTGAAGGACAAGGAAGAAAGCGATATCGATTCCATTCAGGAAGATTGGGCCGACAGTGAAAAAATAAATGAACTCTTGCTGGATCTGCCTTTTGAGGACGGCGTTCCCGCGGTGACCATAACCGATGAACTCGGGAAGATCCAGGCCAACGCCCTGGTGCAGTTTCCCGAAGGGCGGCAGTTCAATGAGGCCCAGCGCAGCATGTGGGAGCATTTCCTAAACCTGGCCATCTCATCGGAAGAAAGAACGGAAGACACCGAACCGACGGCCATCATCAACTCCATCAAGGACTGGTTGGACTATGGCGACGACGACGCCACGACCGGACTGAGCGGCGCCGAATCCGATTATTACATGGATCTTCCCGAAGCGTATCCGGCTAGGAACGGGCCCCTGACGCATCTTGGAGAATTGACCATGATCAAGGGCATTACCGAGGCGCTTTTTCTGGGGGCGGGCGGTGTGCCGGGAATCGAAAAGTACATGACCGTATTCGGGGTGAGCGGTACCGAAGAAAATCGGTTCACGTTCAAAGGAACGATCAACATCAATACGGCCGACCACCCGGTCATCGCGGCCATTTTGCCGGTTGAGGATGAGTTTTTGGCGCAGGCCATTTATGAATACAGGGAGGAACGGTCCGACGACAAATTCATCCACGACCTTTC
The Deltaproteobacteria bacterium DNA segment above includes these coding regions:
- a CDS encoding general secretion pathway protein GspK, with the translated sequence MKRKPGSRGIALLITLSVITLLLVTALELHRKVRGALLASDTEKSALILRQKATAGIHAGMALLVKDKEESDIDSIQEDWADSEKINELLLDLPFEDGVPAVTITDELGKIQANALVQFPEGRQFNEAQRSMWEHFLNLAISSEERTEDTEPTAIINSIKDWLDYGDDDATTGLSGAESDYYMDLPEAYPARNGPLTHLGELTMIKGITEALFLGAGGVPGIEKYMTVFGVSGTEENRFTFKGTININTADHPVIAAILPVEDEFLAQAIYEYREERSDDKFIHDLSTSTWYKNAPGCSEVEIDPNLIMTASDVFRISSEARMGEMRTTISAVVKRVKAQKSARWYCKILSWQEK